Proteins from a single region of Rhea pennata isolate bPtePen1 chromosome 4, bPtePen1.pri, whole genome shotgun sequence:
- the NKX3-2 gene encoding homeobox protein Nkx-3.2 — MAVRGGSALTPFSIQAILNKKEERARLSAARPPPPAGASGWRLCGAAAPADGPRLPSPAAARAAAAARPPAGWDSDSALSEDPEGERRSEEEGAGGSARPAEAAAAAGVRPAPQPREPAERDAAGLSDSEMSAAVSDRSPPEEEDGAGKCGKLLSGEEEAAAPKPRKKRSRAAFSHAQVFELERRFNHQRYLSGPERADLAASLKLTETQVKIWFQNRRYKTKRRQMAADLLAAAPAAKKVAVKVLVRDDQRQYHPGEVLRPPSLLSLQPSYYYPYYCLPGWALSTCAAAAGTQ, encoded by the exons aTGGCCgtccgcggcggcagcgccctgACGCCCTTCTCCATCCAGGCGATCCTCAACAAGAAGGAGGAGCGCGCCCGGCTctcggcggcgcggccgccgcccccggcgggAGCCAGCGGCTGGCGGCtctgcggcgcggcggcgcccgccgaCGGCCCGCGGCtcccctcgcccgccgccgcccgcgccgccgccgccgcccgcccgccggcgggcTGGGACTCGGACTCGGCGCTCAGCGAGGACCCCGAGGGCGAGCGGCGCTCCGAGGAGgagggcgccggcggcagcgcccgccccgccgaggccgcggccgcggccggggtgCGGCCGGCCCCGCAGCCCAGGGAGCCGGCGGAGCGGGACGCCGCCGGCCTCAGCGACAGCGAGATGTCGGCCGCCGTCTCAG ATCGCAGCCcgccggaggaggaggacggcGCGGGCAAGTGCGGGAAGCTGCTGTcgggggaggaggaggcggcggcccCGAAGCCGCGGAAGAAGCGCTCCCGCGCGGCCTTTTCCCACGCGCAGGTCTTCGAGCTGGAGCGGCGCTTCAACCACCAGCGGTACCTGTCGGGGCCCGAGCGGGCCGACCTGGCCGCCTCGCTGAAGCTCACCGAGACGCAGGTGAAGATCTGGTTCCAGAACCGGCGCTACAAGACCAAGCGGCGGCAGATGGCCGCCGACCTGCtggccgccgcccccgccgccaaGAAGGTGGCCGTCAAGGTGCTGGTGCGCGACGACCAGAGACAGTATCACCCCGGCGAGGTGCTGCGGCCGCCCTcgctgctctccctgcagccctcctaCTACTACCCCTACTACTGCCTGCCCGGGTGGGCTCTGTCCACCtgcgccgcagccgccggcaCCCAGTGA